The stretch of DNA cagaagCAATGAGCACTCttgagcaggagaaggaggcagCTGAATCAAACCATTTTGACAAGAACCAGCAACGTAGAGAGCTTCATGAAAAGTGAGTGCAACGAAAGACATGGAGAGGAACATTTGAATGACTGTAGAAAAGATTGACATTCCTCATGTGAAATTTACTCACAAGGGTCCTAAAGCTGGAGAGGGATCTGGTGCAAATGAGGTCTACTTTGGACAGAGGAAGCAATGATCAACCAACCAAAAGAGCTCCTAGTTCACTTAGCCGAACATTACCAGTGAGCCAAGAAGACTTtaacagacaggtgtgttaGCTTTATGTGTAATGAAAATATatgttgtaaatattgtattattCTGTGTATTCTGTTTGTCACAAACtgcttttacatttgtgtttaattaagGAGAAGCAGGAGGTTGATACAGAGCTGTGCAGGCTGAGAGAGGCCCTGAGAGAGGCTGAGACGAGggcaaaaacacaagaagaagagcGAAATCAGGCACTCCAGCGACTCCAGACTTCAGATGAGGTCAGTTACAAAATATATGAGggaaaaaatcaaaatcatcaaaaaatcaaaagtcTAATGTCAAATTGTGTCAAATTATACCTTTAGGCTGATTGTCTTTTGCTCCTGTGTATCTAGACACAGAGGACGCTGTTGAGTCAAATAGAGGAGATGAACCAGAGGCTCAGCCACACTGTATCAAATCACACTGAAGTGCAAGAGCAGCTGAGTGAAGCTAACAACAAAATCAGCCAAGCATGCCTGGTCAGTCTCCTGTCTCTGATTCAGTATCCAACACAATAAACATTCACATAAATAATCATTTCACCTTGAAAAGCGTCTTTCCAATTCTGCTCAGGAAAAAGCCATCCTGTCAACTCAAGTGTTAAAGCTGGAGGATAATGTGAAGGAACTAAAGGCCAAACTGACAGGGGCTCTGTCTGACAAAGATCAGCTGATCCAGGTATCAGATATAATCTCTTCTGAGCTTTATGTACAATGTTTGAGAtcaaaatgtcatgttttagtagtatgactgtttttttttttttggttttttttttgcatcatacTTACCATCAAATGTTGTATAGGAGAAGGCAGAACTGCACCAGAGGACCCAGGTCCTGGAGCTGCATCTGGAGAGAACACAACCAGCTTCAAAGGATCAGGAAACTGTTCTGATGAAGGAAGAATCAATGGCCCTCAGAGAGGTGGAAAAGTCTGAGTGGTCATCTTTTTTATTAAGTTAAAATTTTTCTGAATTCTTCATGAAATTACCCCTGCTATGTCTTTTCATCAGGTCAATGAAAAGCTGACATGTGAGCTTGAAATGATCAAGCAGAAGGTAGAGATCTCACAGTCTCAGCTACAGGAGCTAACAGCAGAGCAGGTCGTCAACATCAAACAGATCAGAGATCTGGAGGCAGAACGCTCTGAGCTGATCACACAAAAAGAGGAACTGCTGAGCAAAACTGATGAAGATAGTCATGAGATGAAGGAAAAGTGCTGCCAGCTCAGGTGAGATGTTAGGCACATGCTCTTTCACAGCGTACTGAAGATGAAGTTTAATTATCCTCTCTTCACTAAAACCTTCAAATTATTTATCCAGGGAATCTGTGGAAGTTTTGGAACTAGAAAAACAGACGCTGCAGGATCAGTGTCGGTGTCTGGAGGCTGAGCTGCTTGACAATGAAGAGAAGCTACACCTGCTGGAAGAAGAGTATCGCAAACAAGATGCAGTGAGAGTCCAACACATCGAGGAACTGAAAGCTTTGGCCTCACACTGGACTGAGAAATGGCAAAAGGTGGCTTTGACCCTGCAGTCTACACAAGAGGAGCTCGAGGAACTCAAGAAGAGCAACTCCACAAACGAAGTAAGACTATACCTGTAGCACTCTGCTACACACCCACTGGTTTAAGGACATGCataataatttgtgtctgatgttttgttttttcataaaagttttatttcataaaaacatttcaaatcacatctccttcttctccttcactgaaaAACTCCAGAAGAGATGCTCCACTGAAGTTTCCACAGCACACTTTCTTTAAATTGCACATTGGACGAGGATTGGCTccaaaaaagttttaatgtcACAAAATCATACTTGTATTTCCATATGTCAAAGTCAAATTTAAGATGAGCACAGAAGAAAcgtcagcagatgaatgtgaaaacggTTTTAGTTTCGAACTCTGCACATAAATCATTCTGAACTGTGAATGTTAAACATCTAAGTGAAATAACAattgacaaaacacacacattaattaattGCTAGATCACACATCATAATTTCCTACCTGGAGAAGAAATTGAGAATCTGCTGAAAAGCTTGTGCCtgtgctctttctttctcagagTTAGGGCACATGGATGTTCTAGTAGATATATATATTGGTTATATACCTATACGATTTTTCCCACAGGGGCAATGTGACTCGCTGCTCAGGGTTGAGCTTGACGCATGTAAacaggagctggagctggaaagGAGCAGAAGTCAGGCGCTGCTTCAGAGATACAAGGATGAAGGTAAAGGTTAATATACTTGTCAGCAGTCTGTGGCAACTGCAAATATTCTCTACAAGattacagatgtgtgtgttgctggcACACAACTCCAGAGAATAagtgttattttattctttcaaCACAAGGGGGCGTTAAACTGCCGTGGCCTTGTTTTTGCAGGTGGTGCAGCTGTGCGGACTAAGGGcaaagagacagtgacagagtgagtggATTTTGAtgagattttcattttcaaaatgcacTGTCAGCAAATGCTCAAAATGAAATTCTGTGTTATCGTGTGTACTATATCTTTTTATCAGCTTATCAGAATCCTCTTTGTTATGGGAACCGACATCAGACTCCCACAGCAGCCAAAAGAAATCCCCTCAGGTAACAAGATGTTCCCCTCTTCAATGAAATGAATTTTTAACGCTTAATAAACGGGGGGGAGAGTGTGTCATACACTGatgtatttttcatgtaaacatgCGTTGAGAGTAAATATTTTATGCACAGAATATTGATGGTTAACTCTCATGATTAATAGGTTTGTATACAAAGCAGTGAGGTTCAAATGCTGAaggaaaaactgacagaaagagagaaggaactGAGGGAAAagtaagct from Seriola aureovittata isolate HTS-2021-v1 ecotype China chromosome 10, ASM2101889v1, whole genome shotgun sequence encodes:
- the LOC130175825 gene encoding myosin-11-like isoform X9 — its product is MWGDADCSLSHTKGSDSLDLGRHSKMFRPSYRSSSPFSLTDLDMWDTKSRLTAQTSAWCGMATVSGSGFLSKVSTSTSGSTGGFRQNDPGLRRWQSLSRLAPEGATRSFTPSPGAELQAARAESSFRQAGVVQWLQDAHERIDSQLDRLRARDAQLSYNTTTAQLHMNHKQLSEAMSTLEQEKEAAESNHFDKNQQRRELHEKVLKLERDLVQMRSTLDRGSNDQPTKRAPSSLSRTLPVSQEDFNRQEKQEVDTELCRLREALREAETRAKTQEEERNQALQRLQTSDETQRTLLSQIEEMNQRLSHTVSNHTEVQEQLSEANNKISQACLEKAILSTQVLKLEDNVKELKAKLTGALSDKDQLIQEKAELHQRTQVLELHLERTQPASKDQETVLMKEESMALREVNEKLTCELEMIKQKVEISQSQLQELTAEQVVNIKQIRDLEAERSELITQKEELLSKTDEDSHEMKEKCCQLRESVEVLELEKQTLQDQCRCLEAELLDNEEKLHLLEEEYRKQDAVRVQHIEELKALASHWTEKWQKVALTLQSTQEELEELKKSNSTNEGQCDSLLRVELDACKQELELERSRSQALLQRYKDEGGAAVRTKGKETVTDLSESSLLWEPTSDSHSSQKKSPQVCIQSSEVQMLKEKLTEREKELREKEDALMSLERLRETEKTEAQIKVSALELKLRKKASEVSQESEGHANVSTTDSLRTQLEESRKKAGQLQQEKMLAVQKLQTRKQLYSVKFTKETPLKMASRSGDGHNELQMPCLQVKDEKPPVEGRKDKTVCPVNLETDQQRRMVTEQLKSLFKEREGKEVGKVDNTPAAAQTRTSSPQDGTPTSKATAVDRWGWQQSSGLMPVFEEDEEGSDQETWPGEEEDEEEEGEPAGEAHIEENLHNQGHQ
- the LOC130175825 gene encoding myosin-11-like isoform X7: MDRRGFLQQDLDMWDTKSRLTAQTSAWCGMATVSGSGFLSKVSTSTSGSTGGFRQNDPGLRRWQSLSRLAPEGATRSFTPSPGAELQAARAESSFRQAGVVQWLQDAHERIDSQLDRLRARDAQLSYNTTTAQLHMNHKQLSEAMSTLEQEKEAAESNHFDKNQQRRELHEKVLKLERDLVQMRSTLDRGSNDQPTKRAPSSLSRTLPVSQEDFNRQEKQEVDTELCRLREALREAETRAKTQEEERNQALQRLQTSDETQRTLLSQIEEMNQRLSHTVSNHTEVQEQLSEANNKISQACLEKAILSTQVLKLEDNVKELKAKLTGALSDKDQLIQEKAELHQRTQVLELHLERTQPASKDQETVLMKEESMALREVNEKLTCELEMIKQKVEISQSQLQELTAEQVVNIKQIRDLEAERSELITQKEELLSKTDEDSHEMKEKCCQLRESVEVLELEKQTLQDQCRCLEAELLDNEEKLHLLEEEYRKQDAVRVQHIEELKALASHWTEKWQKVALTLQSTQEELEELKKSNSTNEGQCDSLLRVELDACKQELELERSRSQALLQRYKDEGGAAVRTKGKETVTDLSESSLLWEPTSDSHSSQKKSPQVCIQSSEVQMLKEKLTEREKELREKEDALMSLERLRETEKTEAQIKVSALELKLRKKASEVSQESEGHANVSTTDSLRTQLEESRKKAGQLQQEKMLAVQKLQTRKQLYSVKFTKETPLKMASRSGDGHNELQMPCLQVKDEKPPVEGRKDKTVCPVNLETDQQRRMVTEQLKSLFKEREGKEVGKVDNTPAAAQTRTSSPQDGTPTSKATAVDRWGWQQSSGLMPVFEEDEEGSDQETWPGEEEDEEEEGEPAGEAHIEENLHNQGHQMSAKNPENSCLKAKHESLLQGENVMTVRFKLLIQDLHTAAEKVPDKSSDVEGPILAHSLDECDLQRRTTSLYPDGIFLAQLVDICSPDEDEEEGEDK
- the LOC130175825 gene encoding golgin subfamily A member 6-like protein 25 isoform X6, with product MWGDADCSLSHTKGSDSLDLGRHSKMFRPSYRSSSPFSLTDLDMWDTKSRLTAQTSAWCGMATVSGSGFLSKVSTSTSGSTGGFRQNDPGLRRWQSLSRLAPEGATRSFTPSPGAELQAARAESSFRQAGVVQWLQDAHERIDSQLDRLRARDAQLSYNTTTAQLHMNHKQLSEAMSTLEQEKEAAESNHFDKNQQRRELHEKVLKLERDLVQMRSTLDRGSNDQPTKRAPSSLSRTLPVSQEDFNRQEKQEVDTELCRLREALREAETRAKTQEEERNQALQRLQTSDETQRTLLSQIEEMNQRLSHTVSNHTEVQEQLSEANNKISQACLEKAILSTQVLKLEDNVKELKAKLTGALSDKDQLIQEKAELHQRTQVLELHLERTQPASKDQETVLMKEESMALREVNEKLTCELEMIKQKVEISQSQLQELTAEQVVNIKQIRDLEAERSELITQKEELLSKTDEDSHEMKEKCCQLRESVEVLELEKQTLQDQCRCLEAELLDNEEKLHLLEEEYRKQDAVRVQHIEELKALASHWTEKWQKVALTLQSTQEELEELKKSNSTNEGQCDSLLRVELDACKQELELERSRSQALLQRYKDEGGAAVRTKGKETVTDLSESSLLWEPTSDSHSSQKKSPQVCIQSSEVQMLKEKLTEREKELREKEDALMSLERLRETEKTEAQIKVSALELKLRKKASEVSQESEGHANVSTTDSLRTQLEESRKKAGQLQQEKMLAVQKLQTRKQLYSVKDEKPPVEGRKDKTVCPVNLETDQQRRMVTEQLKSLFKEREGKEVGKVDNTPAAAQTRTSSPQDGTPTSKATAVDRWGWQQSSGLMPVFEEDEEGSDQETWPGEEEDEEEEGEPAGEAHIEENLHNQGHQMSAKNPENSCLKAKHESLLQGENVMTVRFKLLIQDLHTAAEKVPDKSSDVEGPILAHSLDECDLQRRTTSLYPDGIFLAQLVDICSPDEDEEEGEDK
- the LOC130175825 gene encoding myosin-11-like isoform X8 yields the protein MWGDADCSLSHTKGSDSLDLGRHSKMFRPSYRSSSPFSLTDLDMWDTKSRLTAQTSAWCGMATVSGSGFLSKVSTSTSGSTGGFRQNDPGLRRWQSLSRLAPEGATRSFTPSPGAELQAARAESSFRQAGVVQWLQDAHERIDSQLDRLRARDAQLSYNTTTAQLHMNHKQLSEAMSTLEQEKEAAESNHFDKNQQRRELHEKVLKLERDLVQMRSTLDRGSNDQPTKRAPSSLSRTLPVSQEDFNRQEKQEVDTELCRLREALREAETRAKTQEEERNQALQRLQTSDETQRTLLSQIEEMNQRLSHTVSNHTEVQEQLSEANNKISQACLEKAILSTQVLKLEDNVKELKAKLTGALSDKDQLIQEKAELHQRTQVLELHLERTQPASKDQETVLMKEESMALREVNEKLTCELEMIKQKVEISQSQLQELTAEQVVNIKQIRDLEAERSELITQKEELLSKTDEDSHEMKEKCCQLRESVEVLELEKQTLQDQCRCLEAELLDNEEKLHLLEEEYRKQDAVRVQHIEELKALASHWTEKWQKVALTLQSTQEELEELKKSNSTNEGQCDSLLRVELDACKQELELERSRSQALLQRYKDEGGAAVRTKGKETVTDLSESSLLWEPTSDSHSSQKKSPQVCIQSSEVQMLKEKLTEREKELREKEDALMSLERLRETEKTEAQIKVSALELKLRKKASEVSQESEGHANVSTTDSLRTQLEESRKKAGQLQQEKMLAVQKLQTRKQLYSVKFTKETPLKMASRSGDGHNELQMPCLQVKDEKPPVEGRKDKTVCPVNLETDQQRRMVTEQLKSLFKEREGKEVGKVDNTPAAAQTRTSSPQDGTPTSKATAVDRWGWQQSSGLMPVFEEDEEGSDQETWPGEEEDEEEEGEPAGEAHIEENLHNQGHQQ